The window GAGAGGATGTTGGGGATGAAAGGAGTAATTGGGATGTTTGGACACATATGATTTACCTATGTGAACAATACTCATATAATTTACTTGTATGAACAATACTCAATGTTTGACACAAATCTATTTGtgaaagaagatgatgatgatgatgatgttgtaAACACGAATATTTCTACGATGAATGAGACAATAACACgtttacaaaataatattttgtattaattttggaGTTACAATCTTTTTTACAATTTGTTCCTCTAATTCTATCCTCGTAAGGTGTAGATATGTGGAggggttgttgatccaaagggccgttggggcttagtctagggatgaacagtgatgcagatttgttgatgttgttgatccaaagggctgtcggggcttgatcttaggataaacgatgatgaacggatcttcaaggaccttcagggcttgatcttaatgaacggttgtgtggatttcttcaagagtcGTTGGGCTTGACCATGCAGATGGATCTATATTTGTTAGTCAATCGAAGTATACAAATGAGTTACTAAAGAAAGCAGGCACAAAGGCATGCAAACCAACCTCAACTCCTTCGAAGCTTCACTCTCAAATCCTTGTGTCTGAAGGTAGTCAATCTAAGCTCTAGTAGCTTAGCTTGAGGGGGGAATATTAACCATAATCATTTGTGATGATATGGTTACTTagtaatacaaaatataatccGTTGGAATGTGTGGCTAGGTAGTTAAGGTAGTTACAACGGTAAGATTGGTTGAAGTTATTTGAGGGTATTATTGTAATGAAGATCATAAATTCAGCTCTATAAATTCAAATGTAAACTGCCATTTATGGCAtcagaaaatatatacaaaactTTATATTCTCTTATATTCTCTCTAAGAGCTTCTTCTTCGTCCTTTCACTGTTCATAGATTTTAGAGTAGTTAACACTGTGCTCCCTCTCTCGCCCCAATAACATCCTCACATCCACAATGTCGACATAAATTTGTGATTGGACAAGTCTCAGTTTTAGCAGAAGAGGACATAATTAAATTTGGTGGTATATGTTACACAGTATTCTTCGCATGGAGCATGCAGTCATGAATCTCTGTACTTTTGTACGTACAAGCAAACAAATTAAATACAGAGTCTCTAGGTAAAGTTGGGAGCGTGGCATAATTAAATTAAGGTACATCAAACAGTACATCAGCCTTTTAATCAGATTATGTAGGAACTGGAGGAGGTGGATTGTTTGCCCTTCTATTTTCATACTTTTCTCATACTTTCTtgtttgtgtgatcacggttaaattacgttaaaattttctattcctattactttttgttttattatttctataaaaaaaaatttaatataaaatattgacgtggtttaatcGTAATCACACATCACAGAAGAGCATGAGGAGAGTATGGAAATGAGACgacagacaatccacctctaGAACTGGAGGGCTGTCTATCCGTTTATGtatgataaaaaaattgtagTTAAATTTCATTATatctttaaccaaaaaaaaaaaaaaaaaagagtatacTAGATAATTGTCCGTGTATATAGCCACCCAAAACAATTCGATCTTATCACTTGAAGGGTGATCCGGCTATATGTCATAGTGGATTGAACTGTACGTAATATATTGAAATTCATTTATTTCAATCTCGAATTTGACATTCATGATAATTTCTCGGGGcaccatttattttctttgaacaAACGGGACAACATTTATTAGAATCTAGAAACCGTAGGCTCCATTCTTTGAGACATGTCATAGTGGATTGAAATAGAAACTTTGTCCGCACTCACCACTTGTGTTGAACTTTCCACATAGAAATTTCATGCTCCTTGTGTCGAACATTGCACAAAGAAATTTTATGCTCCAAATTATCCATTTCTAAGTCACCATTCATGAAACATGCTAAGGAGATCCTCTCAACTCTCAAAGTGAAACTCTTCATGTACTCTTTGTTAGCTCATCTTTTTGGTAtattgttttataatgttggcacgagAATTGTTTCACAAAGATGAGGTAGCAGAGAGTCTATAAAGAATCCCACTTTTGAGAGAATCTTCCTAGATTTCTACACCATTCATTGATCATCTTtgtaaaaatatacttaaattGAAATCGTTTCACCCTTATATTGTGAAAATATTAGTGGTTGTCAAATCATAATTagataattaaatatgaaaGTGATTTTTAGGATGGTTGTTGGAAAAATATCGGCCTAGGACTCTTATCACGTGGCGTAGCCTAGGGTTTGATGGTCTTGGATAATGATGAGATAAGAAGCCTAGATAGGCTAGGCCTTTTTACATGATGATGGATGTTGTCAGATGTGTTTAAAGGTCATTGATGGAGTTTTGATTATGAGATAAGAAGCCTAGGTGGGCTAGGCTTCTGATATGATGTGATAAGCCAAGataggtttttattttgtttgaaaagtcATGAATGGGAAGGATAGATACCGATCAGTCTTTCTTCCTAGAGTTTGAGTTGCGCTTGAACACCATCAAGCCGTGCCAAGCAAATACcaaccctataaatacaagacttTGTGCATCGAAAAGAGCCCCTCCAATTCAATACACAAATTACCTTGCGCAAACCTTttaaacatcttgagatttttattttcttttttccgtcaacacatcttcaatttggataaacagcattggagccgtagaatcagccgatcgaGGCAGCACTGGGGCCGTAGAATCATCTAACTGAGGAgcactttcagtttggataaacaacattgcttCGAGAGTAACTAGTTATttatctaagtctcggtcgacaaggattttcgagtccttgttggtagatgTCATCTCATCAACCTTCTcgacgaagtgaggtgttacaggttaccACGTTCAACACATTGAAATCCGAATTTAATATTGAACTTCACAGagctagcagccttgtcttcaagctctagaaccagaaggtcgagacgtgttcattcctcggccgcagtcgcaagatcaagaagtcaacagcgcgctcaacgcgacatcaacatattttacgccccaggacgtagttagcttattaattactcggcttGTGCGCCacataggcttggtagttttttagggtcaacatatACATAGCTATCTTCATTTGTCTAGTTGATTAAATTCACACATCACATATAACCAAATTTTTAGGATTCTTTAGATATAAACTCTTATAACTATTATTGTCTAGACGAAAACCCACCTTAtattaaacattcaaataaaacccaaaattcaaataGTCTACCATGTTGACAAATAAATGACATATtcttataaaatatttacaacttatgccacaaTGCTCTAAATAtgtcaataaatattattattactcACCTTTAATTATGCCAATGAGCAATGAGCTTCTGTTTTAAAACCACGTATtccaaatataaataatatctatAACTACTAATCTATctacatataaattaatttacctaaatTCCTTTAAAAcaaactaatttatttatattttaatacaaactaatttacctacattctTTTGATACAAACTAATTTACCTCTATTTTTAAAACTCACTAATTTACCTAATTCCTTTTGTTACAAGCTAATTTATCTGCATTTTTATAGTACGTACTAATTCACTAATGTAgttattaatttacctatatgaACAATACTTATATAATTTACTTATAATATCCAAAGTAatcatatacattttttttatttacaatatCACGCCTATGgggtaggtaaattatttttgcaGTATTTCTATTCTAAGTATATGTACAAGAATTTATCAATAATAGCCAAAATTTAACACTCACTTTCAtaaatgtcactttttataaaatctttcaaatataATAGAAAATTCACATGAATAGACCTAAATGCCCTCAAAATCCAAAACCCATTTACAcataaaaaccaaaacaattgCATAGACTCATCTACATCTCCCTTATGATGCCCGGATACTTTACTTTGGTTGCATATCCCGTATGCGATACTTTTCGGAAATGATACTTGCTGGATACTCTCGGATACTTGCTGGATACATATGATGGTTAATGGATACACTTTAACTGGACAGATACACGTATCCCACATTTGGGATACAAGTATCATGCTTTTAGAATACTTTTACActttcaaataaaatattaataagagACAAAGCTTTATTTGAAATCAGTGAATATGAATTATGAAGAGTAACCTCTAATTGAAACTATGAATACAACTGTCATCCTTCTTTTATATATACCAGGAGAATTAGAATTCCAACTTTTCTTCTCCAATAAATCAAATGAACTTGAATTTGAATGATCTCGTGTTATCAAAATATGttctaaattatatttttatctttgtttATTATTATCTAAATTTATTGTTGTATCTATCGCGTATCGTATCCTACTTTTTAGAGATTTTTCATATCACCGTGTCATGTTGTATCGTATTGTCATATTCGTGTCCGTGTTTTACAGATCATCCCCAAATTTCAACCTCTTTTTGATGTTGAGTTGGGCAATAATTTGGGGAGCTAGGAATTCAATATTTTGAAATGGAAAGATGGAAGCCCCAAACATCTTTGTATCATGTACCACCTCCCTATGGTCTGGTTTTGTCTACAGCAACTCAAACTCCTCCAAGCATAGACCCTCTACTCTTCTGTTTCGTCTTAGCTTTAGACTCTGAATTTTCATTGACATCAGAATTTTTGTCGGTGGTACTACTACGGTCTTGACATTTTTGCTCGCGTTGTTTCTTGTACTCCTCTTTTaagtctttcttttcttctcttcttggTGACATGGAGTTTCTCAACTGAGGACTTCTTTTTGTTTCCAATTTACAATTGGTTTGACATCACGAAATGTGCCTCTCATTTTTCCTTAATTCTAATCTAATAGGGTGTTGTCTCTTatgtttatttggttttaattataAGGGTATTGAAGTCTATTTAAGTGGTTTTTCTGCTATATTTGAAggaatttataaaaaatgatatttatgaaattgagtgTTAAATTTTGGCTATTATTGATAAATTCTCTAAATGTACTAACATAtaaataggtaaattatttcctatgaaaagaaaaaaaatagatacattattttatataatttttttgacacAAATTATTTGTCTATGTTTCAAACGGAAAACaccataatatttttatttatattaccCCTTGGTGAttgttggtaaaaaaaaaaaatatgagaaaagaaGCCTAATCAAATAATAGGTTAGTTGACATTTAATTGcattgaaaacaataaaatgcaacaattaattattaatcatAAGTCAAACCAAATGCACGTTACATTCTATGAGGGTATTTTAGGAATACGAAGATTATAAAAACTGATATATCAAGCTTGTTAAGGAAATTTGTTTAGTTGGACTCTAATTAATGGGTTTAAGTCTGAAAAAATAGAACGCATTATGAGTCACATTTTACACCACAAATATCATATATAGTTTGCATTATTGacgtttattattattatccaTAAACATTTTCAGATAAGCGAGGTTTGACGAGGACTCGAAGTGGGGTGGATTTCACGTTCGATAGCCCCAGGCTCCCAGTCATATCAACAACTGCATTTTCTGGAGTTGAGATGTCATAAGCATGCAAAAAACTAGCCAGGGTTAACTGTATGACTTGAAGAGCAAAACCCATTCCAGGGCATATTCGTCTACCACCACCAAAGGGAATGAGCTGAAAATTGTGACCCTTCACATCGATATCCTTGTGGGTGGTAAGAAATCTCTCCGGCTTAAACTCCATCGGATCAACCCAAACCCGGGGGTCACTCTGGATCTTCCATAGGTTCATCATCAACCAAGTGTCCTTTGGGACATGGTATCCTCCTATTGTGCAGTCCTCGCTGAATTTTCTTATGCCAGAGAGTGGTGCCGGTGGGTACATACGCAGCGTTTCTTTGAAGATGGCTTGCAAGTACTCCAGGTTACTGATGTCTGATTCATTCACTAGCCTTCCTCTCCCAACATGCTTGTCTAGTTCTTCTTGAGCTTTCACCAAGGTGTGACGGTTGTTCAAAAGTAGCGAGAGTGCCCATGTCATAGTCACCATGGGTGTGTCACTGCCCCCAGCAATCACGGCCTGAAACATTATAATTTCAATTAGGATGCTCTATACAATTTAAAAACTGATAATTGCAATTTATAGATATGAATTCAATGTTatcattcaaattaatttaGAGAATATGTATCTACATACCAAACATGTCGCTTTATTGACTGTATCAGCGTCAAATCCTACAACATCTGCTCCATTGAGGATTGAAAGCATTACATCCATGAAATCCTGCTCTTGGCCTTGAGTTCTTCTCTGCTTGTGCTCCTCCAACCATTCCACAACAATACGATCTAGCTCTTTCGCTGTTCTTCTCATCGCTTTCTCGTGCCCACCTATATCTAGCCGCCTAAGCCACGGAACAGCATCCCCTAACACAAACAATCCCATGTAGTGAAACATATCCCTTATGACGTTTTGGCACCGCCGCGCCTTCTTTTCGTCGCTCAAACTACCATTCATAACGTTGAAGTAACGCTTTCCAGCAACCATTCGAAACACCACATTTAGTGTCAAATCCCCGAACCACTCCTTCATCTCCACCAAAATTTCTCCTGAGCCTCCTTTTCTTTTGATCCACAGCTTGTACAACTCTTTCAAGCTCATCTCTACTTCGGACACTCGAACATGTTTGAGCAGCTCCAGCCTGCTGTTTGAGAGTAGCTCGTGGGTTGCTATTTTCCGTATTTCACGCCAATACGGACCATAGGGGCTATACGCCACCAAGGCTCCGTTGTAGCTCAAGTGTTCAACGCCTACGATTTTGGGACGGGAGGAAACAGCCAAGTCATTGGTGGTGAAGCACTCCTTCGCCGCCTCCCAACAATTTACCACAAGGGCTGAGTTGAGGCCCACATTTATGGAAAAAACCGGTCCATACTTGTCCACCAAGCCTCCCAAAAGTATATGGGGAAGCTCGGGTCCTGCCAACAAGTGGATGTGCCCTAACAGAGGCCATCCACCCACAACCTTCGGTGCTTTGGGAAGCGAGGCAGCAGCTCTAGACTTCCTGTTTATGATCAAGTAGGAAAGCACAAGTATGGCAAGGATTCCAGCTATGGCAGTATTTAGGTATGGGAGATGGAATTCCATTGTTGCTGGAAGGATCAGTTATCTGTGGCTTTTTGGAGATTGGCTAATCGTACAACTTCTTTATCAATGTAGTGTTTGTTTGTAAATTGTATCCATCAGTAATAATGTCTTTACATCACATCACAATTCACTAATTAACTTCTGGAAGGACCAGTTATCACTTCAGAATAGACATATTCAATTATTGTAGTATGGTTACCTTCAGTTACCTACGAACTTAGACTTTGAGATACGGAAACATAAGATTCGTGGCTGAAATTTTGATGACTCACGTGGAGAGCTGATCACCATTTAAAATATGGAAAAGCATAGAGCAAATGGAGATAGCatttaaaatttcttttatATGATCGATATTtctaagaaaatataaaataaaataaaaaatttgagacatatatagaaataaagGATGAAGTCTAAACTTTATCTTATATCAGAAGAATTTTAAGTTTAGGTTAAAATCGATAGATATTACTGATATTTCTGACATATCTGTTAAATATCTGAGAAACTCTTATTTCGTCCAAACTAATGTTTGACAAccttaaagttttattttaaattttcattattttaatcAAAAGCAACCAATATTGATATCGAtatatttgttgatattttcaCGGATACTGATATTTTAAATACTAGTTGGAGAACGGCAAGGACAAAGCAAGCCAAGGCAATTGTCCCTTTGCAAAGTAATTGTCTTTGTCCCACTCCACCCATTTGACAAGGCGATTAatattcacaattttttttttaatgtcttGTACATGTGAACTTTTGTAAGtttattctttaaaaaataaaatttcatacctAACTCCAatgatttaatttcaaatacaaaGCAAAGTATAGCTT of the Pyrus communis chromosome 1, drPyrComm1.1, whole genome shotgun sequence genome contains:
- the LOC137743793 gene encoding cytochrome P450 CYP82D47-like, whose protein sequence is MEFHLPYLNTAIAGILAILVLSYLIINRKSRAAASLPKAPKVVGGWPLLGHIHLLAGPELPHILLGGLVDKYGPVFSINVGLNSALVVNCWEAAKECFTTNDLAVSSRPKIVGVEHLSYNGALVAYSPYGPYWREIRKIATHELLSNSRLELLKHVRVSEVEMSLKELYKLWIKRKGGSGEILVEMKEWFGDLTLNVVFRMVAGKRYFNVMNGSLSDEKKARRCQNVIRDMFHYMGLFVLGDAVPWLRRLDIGGHEKAMRRTAKELDRIVVEWLEEHKQRRTQGQEQDFMDVMLSILNGADVVGFDADTVNKATCLAVIAGGSDTPMVTMTWALSLLLNNRHTLVKAQEELDKHVGRGRLVNESDISNLEYLQAIFKETLRMYPPAPLSGIRKFSEDCTIGGYHVPKDTWLMMNLWKIQSDPRVWVDPMEFKPERFLTTHKDIDVKGHNFQLIPFGGGRRICPGMGFALQVIQLTLASFLHAYDISTPENAVVDMTGSLGLSNVKSTPLRVLVKPRLSENVYG